One Papaver somniferum cultivar HN1 unplaced genomic scaffold, ASM357369v1 unplaced-scaffold_76, whole genome shotgun sequence genomic window, GTACACATTTCAGACTCCTGCGAGTGCGATGTTATCCAGTACTTCAGCTAACAAATTTCAATTGAAGCCAATGAGTAGAATATATCAAAATGGATGTGTACCTATTAAGCTTCTTGTCATAAATCCCCATTTTGTTAGAGCAACATGCTAACTTCTCTTACCACTGCATCAGCCTGCAGCAACCTTGTGAAATCCCTCCATCCATCATTTGATCAAAATACCTTCTCGTTTCTTTCCATTGACCATGTAAGCAGTGACCATGAATGATAGAATTATAAGTCTTTACATCTGCAAAGATTCCTCTATTGGCCATCTCTCCAAGGAAACTCTTGGCCTCATCCAAGCGACCTGAATTAGAAAGTCCGTTGATCAAAGAATTGTAAGCAACTATATTCGGGATATCATTTGAATCTCTAAGCATTTCAGAGAAGAGAACTAAAGCCTGATCAACTAAACCTCCTTTGCAAAGAGTATCTATAATCAGACCATATGAAACAACATCTGGGCTACATTTCCAATTCACCATCTTGTTTTTTAGGTGAAGAGCAAGATCCACTTTACCAGTTCTGCAAAGCCCGTGTATTAGAGTATTACATGTGAAGGCATTAGGTAGAATACCTATCTCGGTCATTTTATCGAACACCTTGAACGCAAATCAATCTTTTCTTGAACACACAACCCATTAATCAATGTAGTGAAAGTGATAACATTAGGCTGATGACCTCTCTTAATAATATCTCCAAGCAAACAAAACCCATGATTCACTTGGACTAGTTTACAGCAACAGTTaatcaaaatgttgaatgtggAAATATCTGGTTTTACTCCAAGCAAATTCATCTTCTTATACAACATAATGACATCCGAATAACATCTAATCTTCGACAATGAACTTAATACATGATAGAATGTAATGATAGATGGCAATGGCCTTTCCAAGATCAGTTGATCAAAGTATTTCAAACCATCATCAAGCTTCTTAATCTTACCAGATTTACACTCATCCATCACAAAACTCTCAAGTTCTGCAACTCGATTATTATTACCACCAGAACCATAATAATAATATCTCAAAAAATATTCCATAATAATTATGCTGAAGAAATGATTGATGATAATAAAAATTGGAGATAGTTCTTGCATTAACCTGTAATAATCTTTGACCCAAATTCATTTTCTTTGAAAGCAGGAGAGAGTGTGCCCTGGGAGCTTTCGAAAGTGAGTCGGAAGCAAATTTAACTTCAGCGGTggcggtggttgtggtggtggtggtggtggtggtggtgtgagGTAATCAGCGGCTGGTACTAAAATGGGAACCTAAGATTTATTTGGGTGAAAGAGCAATTTTAAACAGTAGTAGCTGATCAGGTTACTTGGACAGTACACCCTTGTTCTGTATACAGAAGACCCTCATATGTGGTGCTGGTAATTTCATAGTGGGTGCCTTCAGATTTCTATCCAGATGTTCAGGAGTCTTACAGCTGACTGTAAGGGTAAATTTGTCGGAGGAAATGAGACGGTGCCCAAAACTGCAGCAAACCTGGTAAGCTGACATTAGATGAAATAAGGCACTTGCtttcttttgtttcttgcttTAGTGTTACATATGTAAATAGATCGGCGAATAATGCTGAGCATGTAATAGCAAACTCTTGCTAGAACTGACAGATCTTCTTTTGAATATGGTTGTAATATCTTTTTTAGTTCATTAAAACTATAAGGGATGATCAAACAATCTGTCAGTTGAAGTTATGTAATCAATCCTAAGAAATGAAAGTTGGTtttgtataaaaaaaataaaataaaacggtGGCCTTCTGATTGCGCATTTTATAAATTGTTAGGTAGTGCATCGAAACAAAATGGCAATTGTGATTGTGGGTGCATACTTTCAAGAATGTTAATCAATTAGCGGATCCCTTTCTGGATGATGGCAAATCCTTCCTCCAACTCGATTACCTTGCGCATAATAACTATACCCTAACCATCTCTTTTTGAAACCATTTATTTGAGCAGCAGAAGAGAAAATGAAAGAAAGCTAATGAGAGAAACTTGCAACTTGTTATAGAGAAGAAAATGGGAGTCCTTGAACCCTTTTTTTTTCCTACCCTATTTCACAAGCGTTTTGAAGGTTGAAACTTCTGGGTCATATAAACTGAGAGATttataactgaaaaagcgggggtctaacaacaccacccaatatttcgcttagcaatctgtatggactaactccgaaatactttctagagaatcaactagacagtcagactcaatctaggtaaaagtatctcaaggagttaatatctctctcttgatttatttactcaagctaatagaaatcagcgagtcctaatcaaatacaagaaataactcggatggtaccaaagaccaatatccgaggatcaatcaatgacaaacaacaaccaaaggttggattactctaattggtgatctgacgcacaacctgtattatttcaattataaagataaaacattataatgcggaaattgaaataacacagacaccataaattttgttaacgaggaaaccgcaaatgcagaaaaaccccgggacctagtccagattgaacacacactgtattaagcccctacagacactagcctactccaaattaacttcgatctggactgtatttgaaccccaatcaatctcacactaatccaagatacagttatgctcctactcctctgatcccagcaggatactgcgcatttgattcccttagctgatctcacccacaaataagagttgctacgacccaaagtcgaagactttaataaacaaatctgtatcacacaaaaaagtctacgataatagataaatccttctcccacgaatatacctacaagttttgttccgtcttttgataaatcaaggtgaacaggaaccaatcaataataccagacttatattcccgaagaacaacttagtattaacaatcacctcacaataatcttaatcgacgcagcgaaaaaagatattgtggaatcacaaacgatgagacgaagtttgtttgtgattactttttatcttgcctatcggagatagaaatctcaagccaattattacaattgtactcgtacgatagaagatgcaagatcagatcacacaactacaagaaaagtagtatcggttggcttcacaatcccaatgaagtctttaagtcgttaacctggtttagaagaagaaaccaaaggttaaaggagaatcgactgtagcttagcacaactagtatcacacagaatgtgtggggattaggtttcccagttgctaaagttctcccttatatacactttcaaatcagggtttgcaatcaatgttatcttagcaacaaagcatttaatattcgtcgttagatgaaaacctgattagattcaagctaatatttctcaaccgttagatcgaaaacttagctttcacacacaaatgaaatgtccaattttgggtttatgaaccgtacccaaacattaatatttgttggttcaacaagtcaccaaaaagttatccatatgatcactttcatatca contains:
- the LOC113344347 gene encoding pentatricopeptide repeat-containing protein At5g16640, mitochondrial-like — protein: MEYFLRYYYYGSGGNNNRVAELESFVMDECKSGKIKKLDDGLKYFDQLILERPLPSIITFYHVLSSLSKIRCYSDVIMLYKKMNLLGVKPDISTFNILINCCCKLVQVNHGFCLLGDIIKRGHQPNVITFTTLINGLCVQEKIDLRSRTGKVDLALHLKNKMVNWKCSPDVVSYGLIIDTLCKGGLVDQALVLFSEMLRDSNDIPNIVAYNSLINGLSNSGRLDEAKSFLGEMANRGIFADVKTYNSIIHGHCLHGQWKETRRYFDQMMDGGISQGCCRLMQW